The Plasmodium malariae genome assembly, contig: PmUG01_00_29, whole genome shotgun sequence genome includes the window ataaaaaagtatcaagaaaaaaaagaattgacGATTATTATGATGATCCGTATATGCGGCAGTTTATTATCCGCGCTCCAAAATCGACTAAAAGAAGAACTGGGAATAGGGGATTGCAATTCTCTTATTATTCTAGATGAAATATTGTTTAATGACttctaataaaatgaaaaattgtttaaaaaaagcatattGAAAAGTGGACATAAGTAGGTGATACTCGCACTTATacttatagaaaaaattaaaaaaaatgaaatatattcaaataatacattaaatatatctaataagCATACAATGAATAAGTGAAGAATCTTCCAACCatagtaattatatataattataactttGTAGTAGTATATCcaaactgaaaaaaaaaattaaatacagaaaatttgtatataacatgatacacataaaaatgtacGATAATACATATAGTTAACAAAGAAGTAGTAAATATTGCCtcacatataataattaaaaaggaaattatataacacatGTTGAacaaagtaatatatatatataagtaaaatttgaaaatttaaaatctatttttacatataaacacaaatacaaaatttattatgctatatttaactaaataaaaagctcattttaaaagaaaagtaaaatattaaaaatacaactttttacatacatatcaagaaaatttaataatcaATAAAGACTAAAATTTGTCTAATCTAAGGAAAAACAAAGATGTCTTTGTTAAATTTACAtgggaatattttattaaagaaaataactATTTTTAGGAATTATGttagtatttttaaatttctttatatacttaattttttatttaaagttaataaataaaattccttaatttattttattatttttttttatacaataatttaaatatatcttataaaaCTTTTTCCATAGTTCcgtgttatttttatacgtTTTATTTTAGAGCATAtgctttattaatataatatattttatttaataatatatattataaaataaaactatatattattaaagatGAAAGCAATATTCCCTTTTATATCagtttcttcttttatatttaaattatatacctCCACTGAAAATGGCAATGGTTACATTAGGCGGgtagaatataatatttaaaataaataaatttaggttttagttaattatatttaaaaactttattactaaaaaaaatattttttttttttaatattttatttagataTTTACTGCAAAAACAAATCCTCCACTTTGTAAATCTTATAATGGTTCTGAATATATACCAAAATTCTATTTAAGACAAGAGATATGTGGATTTAGAAAAttagtataaaataaaaatgataaatggaaataatggttaaagaaacagaaaaaagaaatgataaaaGATTTTAAACAGGAAAAGGATGCTTAGTTTAGAAACAGAAAGCagaaatttaataatttttttgtacaacTTCGAGGAAAAATGGTTATGTTATGTTATTGGTATTAAAGAAGATTTTCAATCAAATTATTATGATGTATTCTCTAATTGGATAGATGATGAACGGATGGAATTGTTCAAACCACATGTATTagattatatattatcaagTTTTGAAAGGttcaatgaaaatatattcttctaCAATAAAATTGTAGCATCTAAATTAATGAATTCGAATGAAAAGAAACATGAATGGGATTATCATCCTTATAGGTTATACGAAGTTAATTGTTGAACACtctgatttaaaaaattagtacTTGTATATCcagatatttatataagagTTGCAGCTTATCAATAATGGgaagaaagaataaaaaatgaaaagtattTATGGAACCTTTTAATTAagcatattaataaataatatatagatgACATAAACTCGACGGTGAAGAAGCGGTGTAAAGAAACTATGGCAGACTATAACAATCGCATAATatccttttatataaattggataaaaaataaacaatgaAAAGGATGGCTTAAAGAAAAGATAAGGAAGTAGactaatgaatataaataataaatattatagtaaAATGAGAAGAatgaaattacaaaattttcatcTACTTAATTTCCAACATAGATATTTCATCATGTATAAATTAAGACTAGTAGACATACAAATACGTATAATAGAAAACATGTAAAGTAcagataaataaattaactatttttatatatacattcatgtgaaattactatattttattttacataaaagataaagataatgaaaaaaaaaaacatatataaaatgaaattggattaatgaaaaaaaataatgaagttAGCAGTGTTGACATTAGAAAACTCATATTAACTCAAAACATAGAATAGTTATATAATGGTAACCGTaaatttccttttatataaaaaaaaatcagaatatatttttaaatttatccgcatttatattattttttttttaatagtgtTTGTtctgatatattattttttattatagaatttatataatttatgaaaaatgctatattttaaaaaggtgcttttcttttattcttgtaatttataataataaattatcatttaatatcatatatatcattatatatttttattagaaacATAGTTCTtagttattattacatttaattatatatatcataataatacCACTATAATTAGGGTGtctaatataattaaatatatttttttaaaattaaatttattaatgataatattaaaattcaaTCCCCAGTTAAAGATAAGCACAAAGTATAAAATACCTCATTTGAGTAATTTTTCTTGTCCcctttatattatataataattgagTAAAAAGTGTACTTTTTTAACCACATAACATGAGATacgtttttttaatttgtaataatatagatataaaattatccTTAATTTATTGGAATAGtggttatatatttactaattaaataagaaataataatcatttttaatcATAATGTTTAACATTACCATATTTAATAatcttatgaaaaaatatatatatgtacttcttatattattttatatgatataaaatgaatggaTAACACGCTATATGTGTAaccattaatataataagtttaaatttttaaatacattctagtgcctttttatatttattttattctttattcttTCAAGTGATAGTTttcaaattaatttttttttttttttccttctataattatattgACATATTaccttaaattttattatttctctttttttttattttttctaagtattcttttaaaaatatatttcattgtattactatttttcaaacaaatatatattttttttattttctttacttttttaataactaaaaataatatacactaattttccctttattttttcattttccaaTATATACTGTAACgcaatatttcatattaacgaaaaataaaaaattgcataatttcatatataaataaatatatgttcacggacaaaatgtatatatcattaattcacatatacatgtgctacacattataaatattaaaagtggAAAAGTTGGCGTGTTATGAAAATGACACGAAATgatatcttttatatattaatataaaaaaattgtcgTTAAGGGGAGAAATCATTCATTAATAagagaaaaagtaaaaaaagcaagtacataatttacaaaaattgtacttacttatatatattttgagcGTAGagatgaaaagaaaaatggataaacccctttcttttaattaatggaaatatttgtttgttcagaaaattgtaaataattaacaatGGAATTAACAACCCCATTAATAAAAGGTTATAATTTAGAAAGAATACATAGATAAAACAAACAACGATATATctaacaataaatattaaaatatttatataattttcctcTACATAACTACTGCAGTTAGTACATTTCATTGGTTCATTATTTAGGCTTTATTCTTACTATCCTATGCTTATGTTTCacattttacaaaataataacatacaGATTAGAAGCAATGGCATGGAACCcagaaaaaaatgttatttagtcatattttttattatatatatatcaaaaaaaaattgaacgTATTAAAACaagttattataaaattaaaacaatttaaaaataattggaTTTATATTAgcgttttaataaaatttgcaTAATTAAAGTTAAATATCATAGTTATTTAGTAGACACTAAAATAAGCATATGATTctcattataataatagggAAATAGAATAATGCTATCCAAAAActcatcaaaaaaaaaaaaaattaactaaattacgtaaaaaaacaaaaggtGCAAGTTATGTTATCTATAAAATAAgcatttcattatttttaattcaacAATAGTTCTACATTacatatatcaaaaatatagtatatataatatagataTTATGGAAATATTAAAGTAATAGCAAAGAAAATATCGggaaatgaaatataatttttgaaatatctaagccaaaataaattaataatatttgtatcATTGGAAAAATATAGGTAATCTATGAAgagtatatacatgtattaaaTATCTATCATTCCAAATGCTTGGATATATTTCTTGTTCCATAAATATACATCCATGGAAgtaataaatacaataaaataatataattgataaaatattttatgagtATTAACCATTAATGTGTTTAatgtaaacataaaatataatatatttgactagtacatattttataaaaaatttttatgaaaaatattcgCATACCATTGTTAATTTGaaatctttaattttatagtCTCATTTGGCTTTTTCCAAttactaataaaattaacatatattattatttgaaaatattaatttaataggTATACAACAAAATACCATCACTTTAACAAAATgattttattactttaaaaaaaatacttagaATTAAACAGAACTACTTTTATGTATACTTTCATTATcaatcttatatatatatgttatatacatCAATATTGtcatttaatgaaaaaattttatattcttctaATAGATACTACAAtctttattataacattgtaaacaaataaaaatatcatatattaatatctgATTAAAAcgaattcaaaattttaatattttaatgatataaaaaataaaaaccatataaaatgtatacatatattttcattagaatatacattaaaataattcctacaaaatgaaattatcTGTACAACTAGgaacagtaataatataataaatgtcCTTATCTCTTAAATtaattgtaattatttaaaatccTCACGTTATTATGTTAtcgttaatattttttttattaaaaaagttatttatctactatgtatttataatttcacatttacaaaatgaaaacaaatataaacttCTTTTAAAAAGGGGCATACAttgaattttttctttaacaGAATTATCAcgaaacatatttatataggataaataataagtatttttctacaaaaaatacacaaatatatattaataatacaaaatacaTTCACTTCGTTTTATTAAATACGAAACaggatatatttattttaaacttAAGATAATatgacattttttttatggtatgaataaatattaaatttatatagaataaaCACGAAAAATTTAAAGTACCATctcttatatttaaaatattcactaacaaataatatcaataatattatataaattgtcctatcgtatatttatataaacccCCATATGTTCTTGGAAATCtattttaatacaaatatatatatttaaaacaataCAATTGGGTCAACTTGACACAGTaccttaatatataaaataaaaaaacgtTAAAACATACAAATTAAAGTACAAGaacatattatttacaatCGCACAtcaaaattataacatttatataaatgcactaataaaatttgttCAGCTATTAGTTTGTGCGTTAATTATATCATTGAtgatattacaaataatagTTCATATTGGAAATTTCTTCACAGAAAGAAGAAAGTATCTTACTAttcatttatctttttctgaatttaatactttcatattttttaacttttttatgataataaaaaatacctGATATAGTTGTGACacctaatataattaaaggtaaaacatatattacattaaaaaaaaataaatctaaaACAGCATAGTAATCACCTGAACTTCCCGAAGTACTACCCTGTCTAATAGGTGTAACTAACGATTTTAACGGAGTCctcattaaaaatgaataaaaaggTTTCAATCCATTCAATGCAGATAAAGcagtaaataatttaaacagCGCCCTTATAAACCCGTAACCTCCAAATAAATCTAATATTAATGCTATCGATAAAATCAAAGATAATATTAAAGGTGAAGCAAGTTTTAATCCATATTTTCtacgtattatttttttgtacatctTATCACCAATTATCTTgttgtttttaagaaaattttcataatcaagttgtttgaatatttttttttctaaacgggaataattttttgtttcaaatacACAAGACTTCTTTTTCGTAGCAGTCTCATAGCATTTTGCACTCTTTGATGTAGATTCCCTTAACTGTTTGTTAATTTCTTTGTTTCCTTTTCCATTATCATTTATGTAGTATTGTTCGGTCACTACGTTATTTGGTATTACTTCTCCTAAACCTATAATAATTGAATCTTTATTGTGTTTACTTTGAATTAATAATCGATAAGTTCTTATCTCTAATTTACTACAAAGgatgttaattttttcaccATATTTGTTAAGTAtacactaaaaaaaaaaaataaatatttaaagaacaaATCAATTTATACTAAAAgtcagtaataataataaagtaaaatattaataattcaaatttCCTTAGATAGATTTAACATATTACGCCGTtgtaaaaatggaatatCCAAGGAGAAAGGATAAACGTggcaattttaataaaaaagattaagttatatttatattgcattatatttatttttaatattctaatGTATGCAATtaggaaatatttaataattatgtaattttaatgaCAAAATGATATTGCAttcatttatgttttttttttttattatttttttgtaaagacataattaatatgaacaatattatgttttttacaaaaagagattaataaattaaaaattatgtgataagtttttattttaaagttaCTTCTAATATACTAActctaattaatataatataatttgaatacattaacaaataatcaaattatataaattatttttttcacagagtaattaaattataccTCTATAAactatattcaaaataaaatggtaaaaaaaaaatgtgttttcattatatttctaaatttttgttcatagagaatgtagagaatatagataatgtattattatatgtatgaagagaataattaataatttcaattatattttcgtattaacaattttagtttagaaatattatatttggaaaaaaacagtttttttctaataaaatattaattgttattatattataatagtaCAAGTACAAAAGGGAAATAACACCATTTGTACTAGTTTTTGTgttatgttaataataagagatgcatttttttatgatatataacataaatatatagcaaaatttatattacactatataatcaataaaaaaatataaaatttaaaagtaattaatatataatactttattttttttatataatttttgaatattacaatttttaattatgtataatacataccattatttctaaataaaataatgataagTATAACAACAATTcctttttcctcttttttattaaatatatatatatatatatgaaggaGAAAtctaatagaaataaaagaaaatacttaagatatttttctgtaaaaaatgtaatattacCAGATTATCtttgttttaataatgtacttgtttaattatactatgaataaaaatacatattttttggGCTTACAATTTgtttatgttataaatatttaagtaatttttacatGATACAATTAAATAGACATTTACTCAAgggtaataaaaatataataaatatatcaattgttccttttatttgtaaaattctgtaatacaaatattaacCATCTCCTACATAGATAATTacaagaaattaaaattgcatatcaatattttaacatattgTATCAATAATCTAAAATCTAAAACAATACCACATTATatctgaaaaaaataaataatttcataaaagAATATGATTTAAATActaatgtttaaaaaatattctaaaatttttattaataactttgtcaatttttttatatgcataaattcaaatattatttttaagatatatagcttcaaaaatatttttgaaaatatgaaatactTAAGATTTTTCATCGATTAATAAAGCCATTTtcaaatttacatataaagttattaacaaataaaagatTAATCTTAACTTAGGATTTTAATTTGAATTTATCATtccaaattaaaaagaaaatagtatttaattatttaacaaGCACTCAAATATATTGCACCAAAATCcatattatttatctttatgtaattaatacttttatacaaaatataccctaatatttaattaatataacttACAACTTACTGTATTTATAGAAACATAATtacattcatataaaataacatagaTTAATAACAtgatgttatttttatttaatattatatt containing:
- the PmUG01_00055400 gene encoding fam-l protein — translated: MQYKYNLIFFIKIATFILSPWIFHFYNGCILNKYGEKINILCSKLEIRTYRLLIQSKHNKDSIIIGLGEVIPNNVVTEQYYINDNGKGNKEINKQLRESTSKSAKCYETATKKKSCVFETKNYSRLEKKIFKQLDYENFLKNNKIIGDKMYKKIIRRKYGLKLASPLILSLILSIALILDLFGGYGFIRALFKLFTALSALNGLKPFYSFLMRTPLKSLVTPIRQGSTSGSSGDYYAVLDLFFFNVIYVLPLIILGVTTISGIFYYHKKVKKYESIKFRKR